One Antarctobacter heliothermus DNA segment encodes these proteins:
- a CDS encoding NAD(P)/FAD-dependent oxidoreductase produces the protein MAISGFPSAPSRSSYDVIIIGGAIMGSATAWFLTENPDFDGSVLVVERDPSYAMCSTAHTYSCIRQQFSDPLNVRISQFTAEFIKDLPDRIGDARAPRLSVQNFGYLYLADNEGFADQLRGNAQIQRAAGAGTELLTRDEIAARYPFYQLDDILLGSINTRDEGYWDGGTLFDWLRRSARSRGVEYIGNEVAGMTKDGNRARSVTLASGQQIACGHVVNASGPRAARTAAMAGINLPVEPRRRFNWVYTAEKPLVRELPLTIDPSGVHTRQDGPSTYMAGAAPAEDLAVEPDDFRMDHDRWQDHVWPIIANRIPQFESIRVVTEWVGHYAYNTLDQNAIVGPHPEVENLLFQNGFSGHGLQQAPAMGRAIAELIAYGEFRSLDLTPMLFDRILSARRAVETAVI, from the coding sequence ATGGCCATATCTGGGTTTCCCTCTGCGCCTTCCCGCAGTTCCTACGATGTCATCATCATCGGCGGGGCGATCATGGGATCGGCGACCGCGTGGTTCCTGACTGAAAACCCGGATTTCGACGGCAGCGTTTTGGTGGTCGAACGCGACCCCAGCTATGCCATGTGCTCAACCGCGCATACCTATTCCTGCATCCGGCAACAGTTTTCCGATCCGCTGAATGTGCGAATCTCGCAATTCACCGCCGAATTCATCAAAGATTTGCCCGACCGGATCGGCGATGCCCGCGCGCCGCGCCTGTCGGTTCAGAACTTTGGCTATCTCTATCTTGCCGACAACGAGGGCTTTGCCGATCAACTGCGGGGCAACGCGCAGATACAACGCGCCGCCGGAGCCGGGACCGAGTTGTTGACCCGTGATGAGATCGCGGCGCGCTATCCGTTTTACCAACTGGACGACATCCTGCTGGGGTCGATCAACACCCGTGACGAAGGGTATTGGGACGGCGGCACCCTGTTCGACTGGTTGCGACGATCCGCACGCAGCCGGGGTGTGGAATACATCGGCAATGAGGTCGCGGGCATGACCAAGGATGGCAACCGCGCCCGCTCTGTCACGCTGGCCTCAGGGCAGCAAATCGCCTGTGGCCATGTGGTCAACGCCTCTGGCCCGCGCGCTGCGCGCACAGCTGCGATGGCGGGTATCAATCTGCCGGTCGAGCCGCGCCGCCGCTTCAACTGGGTTTATACGGCGGAAAAACCACTGGTTCGGGAACTGCCGCTGACCATCGACCCGTCTGGGGTCCACACCCGGCAGGACGGCCCGTCAACCTATATGGCGGGCGCCGCCCCGGCAGAGGATCTGGCGGTGGAACCGGATGATTTCCGCATGGATCACGACCGCTGGCAGGACCACGTCTGGCCGATCATCGCCAACCGCATCCCCCAGTTCGAGTCGATCCGTGTGGTGACCGAATGGGTGGGGCACTATGCCTATAACACGCTGGATCAAAATGCCATTGTCGGACCGCACCCGGAGGTGGAAAACCTGCTGTTTCAGAACGGCTTTTCCGGTCACGGACTTCAGCAGGCCCCGGCAATGGGACGGGCCATTGCAGAACTGATCGCCTATGGCGAGTTCCGCAGCCTTGACCTGACACCGATGCTGTTCGACCGCATCCTGAGCGCACGCCGCGCAGTAGAAACGGCAGTGATCTGA
- a CDS encoding MarR family winged helix-turn-helix transcriptional regulator: MRKVPEPARDAVVRYGHLSDSLGFLLRLAQLQSFADFFRAFEGEEVRPGEISVLMVLYENPGIRQGLLARALSIKRAHMTKMVRQMEADGLITRRVPEDDKRAMELRLTALGQARITALMPTFVDHESRDAGCLDGAEAAELKRLLRKLLALPLDSKGGTPDE; this comes from the coding sequence GTGCGCAAGGTGCCTGAACCTGCCAGAGATGCGGTAGTGCGCTATGGCCATCTGTCGGATTCGCTGGGCTTTTTATTGCGACTGGCCCAGTTGCAGAGCTTTGCCGATTTCTTTCGGGCATTCGAAGGAGAAGAGGTCCGCCCGGGAGAGATTTCAGTGCTGATGGTGCTGTATGAGAACCCAGGCATCCGGCAAGGCCTGCTGGCCCGCGCGCTTAGCATCAAGCGGGCGCATATGACCAAGATGGTCCGCCAGATGGAGGCAGACGGGCTTATCACCCGTCGCGTCCCTGAGGATGACAAGCGCGCGATGGAACTGCGTCTGACCGCTTTGGGACAGGCCCGGATCACGGCGTTGATGCCGACCTTTGTTGATCACGAGTCGCGCGATGCCGGGTGCCTGGACGGGGCCGAGGCCGCAGAACTGAAACGGCTCTTGCGTAAGTTGCTGGCTCTGCCGCTGGATAGCAAAGGCGGCACGCCGGACGAGTGA
- a CDS encoding efflux RND transporter periplasmic adaptor subunit, with amino-acid sequence MNLKPLLVLPPLVLGVAGFMWMTKGQDTPQQTREEARLAVRVMTVEEGALPLSATGYGRVAAMHSWTAVSQVDGRILELVSDLAEGTLVDEDTLLVQIDKTDFDLAIQKSRANIAAAEAALIQLEREEENSRRVLALEENIRIVAQAEFDRVRDLVDRGTSTAAALDTVRKALLAQENAVTQLNNTLDLYPAQRASAEATLAVRQAELAEAERALDNTTLSAPFRGRVAEANVEVGQFVRTGEVLLSLDAIDAVEVVASFQPQVLASVVQTSLGQTIAETTQIDSTRVVELFRQSGITASVRLDLAGAQARYPAEIIRFRGTIDSATGTIGIAVRVDDPFLAGGPARRPPLSVGGFVSVALEATSPDDAIAVPRAAVHQGDDGTPFVYVADAEDRLAITPVVLGPVADENVLLRDGLVSGDRLILSAPRPPIAGMALSPVDVDGDAR; translated from the coding sequence ATGAATTTGAAACCCTTGCTTGTACTGCCGCCCCTCGTGCTTGGTGTTGCCGGTTTCATGTGGATGACCAAAGGTCAGGACACGCCACAACAAACCCGCGAAGAGGCCAGGCTTGCCGTGCGGGTAATGACGGTAGAGGAAGGTGCTCTGCCCCTGTCGGCGACCGGTTATGGCAGGGTTGCTGCAATGCACAGTTGGACGGCCGTCTCGCAGGTGGACGGGCGCATTCTGGAACTGGTCAGCGATCTGGCCGAGGGAACGCTGGTCGATGAGGACACCCTTTTGGTCCAGATCGACAAGACCGATTTCGATTTGGCAATCCAGAAATCACGCGCCAATATCGCCGCCGCCGAAGCAGCGTTGATCCAACTGGAGCGTGAAGAAGAAAACTCGCGTCGCGTGCTGGCGCTGGAAGAGAACATCCGCATTGTGGCGCAGGCGGAATTTGACCGGGTTCGTGACCTAGTCGACCGCGGCACCAGCACCGCAGCGGCGCTTGACACCGTGCGCAAGGCCCTGTTGGCGCAGGAAAACGCCGTCACGCAACTGAACAACACGCTAGACCTGTACCCGGCGCAACGCGCCTCGGCGGAGGCGACACTGGCGGTGCGCCAAGCTGAATTGGCAGAGGCTGAACGTGCGCTGGACAATACCACCCTGTCGGCCCCCTTCCGGGGGCGTGTCGCCGAGGCGAACGTCGAGGTCGGTCAGTTCGTACGCACCGGCGAGGTATTGCTGTCGCTGGACGCCATCGACGCGGTCGAGGTCGTGGCCTCTTTTCAGCCGCAGGTCCTGGCATCTGTGGTTCAGACGTCACTGGGACAAACCATAGCGGAAACCACCCAGATCGATTCGACCCGCGTCGTGGAGCTGTTCCGGCAATCCGGGATCACCGCCAGCGTCCGGTTGGATCTTGCCGGAGCACAGGCCCGCTATCCGGCAGAAATCATCCGGTTTCGCGGCACCATAGACAGCGCGACAGGCACAATCGGCATTGCGGTGCGCGTGGACGATCCCTTTCTGGCCGGAGGACCGGCACGGCGGCCGCCGCTGAGCGTAGGTGGGTTTGTATCCGTGGCGCTGGAGGCCACATCGCCCGACGACGCCATTGCTGTTCCGCGCGCAGCGGTCCATCAGGGCGACGACGGCACGCCCTTTGTCTATGTCGCCGACGCCGAAGACCGGCTGGCGATCACTCCGGTCGTGCTTGGCCCGGTCGCGGACGAAAACGTGCTTTTGCGTGACGGGCTGGTTTCTGGTGACCGGCTGATCCTGTCGGCCCCGCGCCCGCCCATCGCGGGCATGGCACTTAGCCCCGTCGATGTGGACGGAGACGCCAGATGA
- a CDS encoding efflux RND transporter permease subunit, whose translation MISFFVRHPVAANLLMALICILGISVISNIERETFPEFTADSVSVSVAYPGASALDVDEEVCAPLEDALSGLSGLADFQCLSVDGRAAATAELEEGGDIIQFFNDVFSAVSGIGDFPDDADTPAVEIASRSDLVAMIAISGITGKEGLIAYADELADTLLALQGVADATVSGITGRELQVTFDQQALRRFGLSSRDLVNAIEARSLRQPLGSADLSDSSVILRYVGASRTVADLEDLIVIENADGGLVRLSDLASVKLVDSDENRQSYINGVQTAIISISKSADEDSIRVYERVDAILQAERATWPDPFEITVINNMTELIEERLTLILQNIAMGLVLVFVTMWLFFSLREALWISAALPVSFLGGLFVMSMLGITINMITLIALLMAVGLIMDDSIVIAENIDKWRRRAPPLEAAARGTMEVLPGVFSSFLTTACVFGPLMFLSGEMGQILKFIPMVLLITLSLSLVEGFLLLPNHLSHVGQADPDALKVRPAARALDWFKERLVMPLASALVRLRYLTFGSVIAALILSIGLIASGQIKVIGFPATESDTIVTRVSLTSGIARERTVATVDQLLLGLEQVNADLTPGTEGGALLVQRVLVQYAVNADVSDNGSNTATITVDLLESSLRNVLADDVLEAWRVAAGPLPDIVQISFSQAETGPGGLDLDVELLGRDLEDLEEASSVLLTKLLARDDVTEAFQDLYGGRDEVQIRLNNYGYSIGLTPQSLSAQLRDAFEGSETDSFRLGASDRTVRVQLADTVTSLTELERFPIVLPGGALTNLTTVADLTHSAGYPTVTRKNGMAVARIQGKIDRSVTTSTAISNVVVDELAPQLAEAFPGVQIKIGGATEEQQKSQSSMMSALLLGLVGVYMVLAFQFRSYSLPVVVMLSIPFALIGTILGHWGLGMDMSMPSLIGFASLAGIVVNNAILFLTFFQTHLQDDDYVAASLNAVRDRFRPILLSTSTTFMGLIPIILDNSPQVQTLVPLVVSVAFGLVASMVLVVLVFPSVLSIYFDVVSVRKWIEQFDGEDAEPTASVATDR comes from the coding sequence ATGATCTCTTTTTTCGTGCGCCACCCTGTGGCGGCCAACCTGCTGATGGCGCTGATCTGCATTCTTGGCATTTCCGTCATCAGCAACATCGAACGTGAGACATTTCCCGAGTTTACCGCCGACAGCGTCTCTGTCTCTGTCGCCTATCCCGGCGCGTCGGCGCTGGATGTTGACGAAGAAGTTTGCGCCCCATTGGAGGACGCGCTGAGCGGCCTGTCCGGATTGGCGGATTTTCAGTGTCTATCTGTCGACGGACGCGCCGCCGCCACAGCCGAACTGGAAGAAGGCGGTGATATCATCCAGTTTTTCAACGACGTGTTTTCTGCCGTCTCGGGCATCGGCGACTTTCCTGACGACGCCGATACTCCGGCGGTCGAGATCGCCTCGCGCAGCGATCTGGTGGCGATGATCGCCATTTCCGGCATCACCGGCAAAGAGGGACTGATCGCCTATGCGGACGAACTGGCAGATACGCTGTTGGCGTTGCAGGGGGTGGCCGATGCCACCGTGTCGGGCATCACCGGGCGCGAATTGCAGGTAACATTTGACCAGCAGGCACTGCGCCGTTTTGGCCTGTCCAGCCGCGATCTGGTCAATGCCATCGAAGCGCGCAGCCTGCGCCAGCCGCTGGGCAGCGCGGATCTCAGCGACTCGAGCGTGATCCTGCGCTATGTCGGGGCCAGCCGCACCGTTGCCGATCTCGAAGACCTGATCGTGATCGAAAACGCCGATGGCGGGCTGGTGCGGCTGTCAGATCTGGCAAGCGTCAAACTGGTGGACAGCGACGAGAACCGTCAAAGCTATATCAACGGCGTGCAGACGGCGATCATCTCGATCTCCAAATCCGCCGATGAGGACAGCATCCGCGTCTATGAACGCGTTGATGCGATCCTACAGGCAGAACGCGCCACATGGCCCGATCCGTTTGAGATCACCGTGATCAACAACATGACAGAGTTGATCGAGGAACGTCTGACGCTGATCCTGCAAAACATCGCCATGGGGCTGGTGCTGGTCTTTGTGACCATGTGGCTGTTCTTTTCGCTGCGCGAGGCGCTGTGGATTTCCGCCGCCCTGCCGGTGTCCTTTCTGGGCGGGCTTTTTGTCATGAGCATGCTGGGCATCACCATCAACATGATCACCCTGATCGCCCTGCTTATGGCCGTGGGCCTGATCATGGACGACAGCATCGTGATCGCCGAAAACATCGACAAATGGCGCCGCCGGGCACCACCTCTGGAGGCCGCTGCTCGCGGCACGATGGAGGTTCTGCCGGGCGTGTTTTCGTCTTTTCTGACCACCGCCTGCGTCTTTGGCCCGCTGATGTTCCTGTCCGGAGAGATGGGTCAGATCCTCAAGTTCATTCCGATGGTTCTGCTGATCACCCTGTCGTTGTCACTGGTCGAGGGCTTCCTGCTGTTACCGAACCACCTCAGCCATGTGGGTCAGGCTGATCCCGACGCGCTTAAAGTCCGCCCCGCCGCCCGCGCGCTGGACTGGTTCAAGGAGCGGCTGGTGATGCCGCTGGCGTCGGCCCTTGTGCGGCTGCGTTACCTTACCTTTGGCTCTGTGATTGCCGCCCTGATCCTGTCGATCGGACTGATTGCCTCTGGCCAGATCAAGGTTATCGGTTTTCCGGCGACGGAAAGTGATACGATTGTCACGCGGGTGTCGCTGACCTCCGGCATCGCGCGGGAGCGTACCGTGGCAACGGTGGACCAGTTGTTGCTCGGGTTGGAGCAGGTGAACGCGGACCTGACCCCCGGCACCGAAGGCGGCGCGCTTTTGGTCCAGCGGGTTCTGGTGCAATACGCCGTCAACGCCGATGTGTCGGACAATGGGTCGAACACCGCGACGATCACCGTCGACCTGCTGGAAAGTTCATTGCGCAATGTGCTGGCCGACGATGTGTTGGAGGCATGGCGCGTGGCCGCAGGCCCCCTGCCCGACATTGTCCAGATCAGCTTTTCCCAAGCCGAAACCGGCCCCGGCGGTCTTGATCTGGATGTCGAATTGCTGGGTCGTGATCTGGAGGATCTGGAAGAGGCGTCAAGCGTCTTGCTGACCAAACTATTGGCGCGCGATGATGTGACAGAGGCGTTTCAGGATCTCTACGGCGGCCGGGATGAGGTGCAGATCCGGCTGAACAACTACGGCTATTCCATCGGACTGACGCCGCAATCGCTGTCGGCGCAATTGCGCGATGCCTTTGAGGGGTCTGAAACCGACAGTTTCCGCCTTGGCGCAAGTGACCGAACGGTGCGGGTGCAACTGGCCGACACCGTCACCAGCCTGACCGAGCTAGAGCGCTTTCCCATTGTTCTGCCGGGGGGGGCGCTAACCAACCTGACAACGGTGGCGGATCTGACCCATTCAGCGGGGTATCCTACCGTGACGCGCAAGAACGGCATGGCCGTGGCCCGCATTCAGGGCAAGATCGACCGCAGCGTCACCACCTCGACCGCCATTTCCAATGTCGTCGTGGATGAGCTTGCACCACAGCTGGCCGAAGCCTTTCCCGGTGTCCAGATCAAGATCGGGGGCGCGACCGAGGAACAGCAGAAATCGCAGTCCTCGATGATGTCGGCGCTGCTGCTGGGCTTGGTCGGAGTTTACATGGTGCTGGCCTTTCAGTTCCGCTCGTACAGCCTGCCCGTGGTGGTCATGCTGTCGATCCCCTTTGCGCTGATCGGCACGATATTGGGGCACTGGGGGTTGGGCATGGACATGTCGATGCCCAGCCTGATCGGCTTTGCGTCATTGGCGGGCATCGTGGTCAATAACGCGATCCTGTTCCTGACCTTTTTCCAGACCCATCTACAGGACGACGACTATGTCGCGGCCTCGCTCAACGCGGTCAGAGATCGGTTCCGGCCGATCCTGTTGTCTACCTCGACCACCTTCATGGGGCTGATCCCGATCATTCTGGACAACAGTCCGCAGGTGCAGACGCTGGTACCGCTGGTGGTGTCGGTGGCCTTTGGCCTTGTCGCGTCGATGGTGCTGGTTGTGCTGGTGTTCCCGTCAGTCCTGTCCATCTACTTTGACGTGGTGAGCGTGCGGAAATGGATTGAACAGTTCGATGGGGAAGACGCAGAGCCAACAGCATCCGTGGCGACAGACCGTTAA
- a CDS encoding DUF4214 domain-containing protein produces MTWRIEGLALHFNAPRELSPYGTFVAGVIDTMHFEQGGVLQATIGGMRGHAVKLANTMEYVQRGELIRLGLWFVDDTTMNVDATAAESFQMTLNWYDLIWVHGDPVIVQAQGTPGRYNGGGGDDMFLLGTDLPTYTVTSVLGTRGNDTYDLTGTGPMAYYGLDFLQVTGPLELTANGVTNTGGVLGPAINHTILGTAEAMYADGLGLFAGTGNDIFNITVAEGQFIRLRGFEGNDTFNLDLSSYAYLEYLYGAFALPTTGIVADLTAGTIEDGLGYTDQITYLTDGQYGIELAGTAMSDLITGSFRDESFLLFGGQDTVDGGGGEDRLRLSVGTYSDVQVDLAAGTATGFWNGQAFSHSIRNIEWVSGSEAADTLLGSAQDDILAGYGDDDLIVGLDGEDSLYGFAGNDTLMGGAGGGYLSGGEGDDLLDTGSVEDYEQIDAADSGAGNDTVMVGGGGPGYVYVTNRFLDAGVVVDVDGATGTAEVDKGAQGLTTILGADVAMAAGGLGIYGTGQDDTFNVTAADGGLIVLSGGAGNDVFNIGASGGIVDLFFRSADLTGPAGNGIRVDLAAGMVLDDGTGGQDVINGIGNARIQINATGLADTLLGSGFDDLFAPRGGDDIIDGRGGVDLVLYDRVAHQSGVSANLTQGVATGIYDGTTFRHSLTNIEHLRGGSYDDMFIGSAGTGETFEGGGGFDVLIGADQGLFHIVASAEIYRLYDTVFGREPGVAGHHGWVQKLASGAKTLQEIAAAFVASPEFQGTYGDATDADFVTLLYANVLARAPSLADRDYWVGRLETDLSRERVVLLFSETPEHRSKTAIAQQSFDDTRDITNWADDVFRLYRAVFDRDPEESGFQGWTQTLASGNMTLPEVIESFMGAPEFQSTYGDTTDTQFVTLLYRNVLKRGPDPNGLSSWLDALDNGMERSEVVGLFMASAEFVANTDADLMAYIQSHGMDDHLDPGAGDGLMSGGLYMDSFVFINDGQASTVTVTDLEIWDDLHFDGFGLTGQQVLDAMVQTGNDVVFSDDGETVILADTNLADITLEMILVG; encoded by the coding sequence ATGACTTGGCGGATTGAAGGGTTAGCCCTTCATTTCAACGCGCCGCGAGAGTTATCGCCCTACGGTACTTTCGTCGCCGGTGTCATCGATACAATGCACTTTGAACAGGGCGGCGTTCTTCAGGCGACGATCGGGGGGATGCGTGGCCACGCAGTCAAATTGGCTAACACCATGGAATATGTGCAACGGGGAGAACTGATACGTCTGGGTCTGTGGTTCGTCGATGACACGACAATGAACGTGGATGCCACGGCGGCCGAAAGCTTTCAGATGACGTTGAACTGGTACGACCTTATTTGGGTACATGGGGATCCCGTGATCGTTCAGGCACAAGGGACGCCGGGGCGGTATAATGGCGGCGGCGGCGATGATATGTTTTTGTTGGGCACCGACCTTCCGACGTACACAGTCACCTCTGTTCTGGGCACCCGGGGAAATGACACCTATGATCTGACCGGAACCGGACCGATGGCGTATTACGGCCTCGATTTTTTACAGGTTACGGGCCCCCTTGAATTGACGGCCAACGGGGTGACCAATACCGGCGGAGTTCTGGGCCCCGCCATCAATCACACGATCCTTGGAACGGCCGAGGCAATGTACGCTGACGGCCTAGGCCTATTTGCGGGCACCGGGAATGATATTTTCAACATAACGGTTGCAGAGGGACAATTCATTCGGCTGCGGGGGTTCGAAGGCAACGACACCTTCAACCTTGACCTGTCGTCTTACGCCTATCTGGAATATCTCTATGGCGCATTCGCGCTGCCCACGACGGGGATAGTTGCCGATCTGACGGCGGGCACGATCGAGGATGGTCTCGGCTATACCGACCAGATCACCTACCTGACCGATGGTCAATATGGTATTGAACTTGCCGGCACGGCCATGTCCGACCTGATCACCGGATCATTCCGAGACGAAAGTTTTCTCCTGTTCGGGGGACAGGACACGGTGGATGGCGGTGGCGGAGAAGACAGGCTGCGGCTCAGCGTTGGCACCTATTCCGACGTTCAAGTGGACCTTGCCGCTGGAACGGCCACGGGATTTTGGAATGGACAGGCGTTTTCCCACAGTATCCGCAACATCGAATGGGTAAGCGGTTCTGAAGCTGCCGACACGCTGCTCGGCAGCGCGCAGGATGACATTCTGGCCGGATATGGCGACGATGATCTGATTGTCGGTCTGGACGGTGAGGACAGTCTGTATGGCTTTGCAGGCAATGACACCCTTATGGGGGGCGCGGGAGGCGGTTATCTGTCCGGCGGCGAGGGCGATGATCTGCTCGATACCGGCAGCGTTGAAGATTATGAGCAGATTGACGCCGCAGACTCTGGCGCGGGGAACGACACGGTCATGGTTGGCGGTGGCGGTCCGGGCTATGTCTATGTGACCAACAGGTTCCTCGACGCGGGCGTGGTGGTTGATGTCGATGGCGCTACGGGCACGGCGGAGGTGGACAAGGGCGCGCAGGGTTTGACCACCATTCTGGGCGCAGACGTTGCCATGGCTGCGGGTGGCCTTGGCATCTATGGCACCGGACAGGACGACACGTTCAACGTCACGGCGGCTGATGGCGGTTTGATCGTGCTGTCGGGCGGCGCTGGCAATGACGTTTTCAACATCGGTGCGTCAGGTGGCATTGTTGATCTGTTCTTTCGTTCGGCCGATCTGACCGGCCCGGCGGGCAACGGCATCCGGGTTGATCTGGCGGCCGGGATGGTTCTGGACGATGGCACCGGCGGACAGGACGTGATCAACGGAATCGGCAACGCGCGTATCCAGATCAACGCCACGGGTCTGGCCGACACTCTGCTGGGCAGCGGGTTCGACGATCTGTTTGCTCCGCGCGGCGGCGACGACATCATCGACGGGCGCGGCGGCGTGGATCTGGTCCTGTACGACCGCGTTGCGCATCAAAGCGGGGTGAGCGCGAACCTGACGCAGGGGGTGGCGACCGGAATCTATGACGGTACGACGTTCCGGCACAGCCTGACCAACATCGAACATCTTCGCGGCGGCAGCTATGACGACATGTTCATCGGCAGTGCCGGAACCGGGGAAACCTTTGAGGGCGGGGGCGGGTTCGATGTGCTGATTGGCGCGGATCAGGGGCTTTTTCATATCGTTGCCTCGGCAGAGATCTACCGCCTGTACGACACTGTCTTTGGCCGTGAACCGGGGGTGGCCGGGCATCATGGCTGGGTGCAAAAGCTGGCTTCGGGTGCCAAAACCCTGCAAGAGATCGCGGCCGCGTTTGTCGCCTCGCCCGAATTCCAGGGCACTTATGGCGATGCCACTGACGCGGATTTTGTGACCCTGCTATACGCCAACGTGCTGGCGCGCGCGCCGTCTCTGGCAGACCGGGACTATTGGGTTGGCCGGCTAGAGACTGACCTGTCGCGCGAGCGCGTCGTACTGCTGTTTTCCGAAACGCCAGAACACAGGTCCAAGACCGCCATCGCGCAGCAGAGTTTTGACGACACACGCGACATCACGAACTGGGCCGATGATGTGTTCCGGCTGTACAGGGCCGTCTTTGATCGTGACCCGGAAGAGAGCGGTTTCCAAGGGTGGACCCAAACGCTTGCCAGCGGCAACATGACCCTGCCAGAGGTGATCGAAAGTTTCATGGGCGCGCCGGAATTCCAGAGCACGTATGGCGACACGACGGACACGCAGTTTGTAACCCTGCTGTACCGGAACGTGCTCAAACGCGGCCCCGACCCCAATGGTCTGTCAAGCTGGCTCGATGCGCTGGACAACGGCATGGAGCGCTCTGAAGTGGTCGGCCTTTTCATGGCGTCGGCGGAGTTTGTCGCCAATACTGATGCGGATCTGATGGCCTACATCCAAAGCCACGGCATGGATGATCACCTCGACCCCGGAGCGGGTGATGGTCTGATGTCCGGCGGTCTGTATATGGACAGCTTTGTCTTTATCAACGATGGGCAGGCCAGCACGGTGACGGTTACCGACCTTGAGATCTGGGATGATCTGCATTTTGACGGTTTTGGCCTGACCGGCCAACAGGTGCTGGATGCCATGGTACAGACGGGTAACGATGTGGTCTTTTCTGATGATGGTGAGACGGTGATCCTTGCCGATACCAATCTTGCCGACATCACCCTTGAGATGATCTTGGTCGGATAG